In one window of Haemophilus parainfluenzae DNA:
- the modA gene encoding molybdate ABC transporter substrate-binding protein — translation MMKLTKFATALLIAGMGVSFAASAKVTVFAAASMTDALKQIADQYQTEKPNNTVVFSFASSSTLAKQVEEGAPADLFISASNKWMKYLSDKNLTVKETEKVIAGNELVLIAPAKSAANSVDIAKGEWIKGLKDSYLSVGDPAHVPAGQYAEESLTRLNLWDQVKDKLARAKDVRGALALVERAEAPYGIVYSTDAKVSNSVKTVGVFPKDSYKPVEYPVAILKDHDNADTRDFLNYLESSAAKKIFVEYGFSVK, via the coding sequence ATAATGAAATTAACTAAATTTGCAACCGCACTTTTAATTGCGGGTATGGGCGTATCTTTTGCTGCATCAGCAAAAGTGACTGTGTTTGCTGCCGCTTCAATGACTGATGCGTTAAAACAAATTGCGGATCAATATCAAACTGAAAAGCCAAATAATACCGTCGTTTTCTCTTTTGCTTCTTCTTCCACCCTTGCAAAACAAGTTGAAGAAGGCGCACCTGCAGACTTATTTATTTCAGCAAGCAACAAATGGATGAAATATTTATCTGATAAGAATCTTACTGTTAAAGAGACTGAGAAAGTCATAGCTGGCAACGAATTAGTGTTAATTGCACCAGCTAAAAGTGCCGCTAATTCAGTAGATATTGCTAAAGGTGAATGGATTAAAGGCTTAAAAGACAGCTATTTATCTGTAGGTGATCCTGCGCACGTTCCTGCAGGACAATATGCAGAAGAATCATTAACCAGATTAAATTTATGGGATCAAGTCAAAGATAAATTAGCGCGTGCGAAAGACGTGCGTGGTGCATTAGCCTTAGTTGAACGCGCTGAAGCCCCTTATGGTATCGTGTATAGCACTGATGCGAAAGTGAGTAACTCAGTGAAAACAGTCGGCGTATTCCCGAAAGACAGTTATAAACCAGTTGAATATCCCGTTGCGATTTTAAAAGATCATGACAACGCGGATACCCGTGATTTCCTTAATTACTTAGAATCGAGTGCAGCGAAAAAAATATTTGTTGAATATGGTTTCTCTGTGAAATAA
- the modC gene encoding molybdenum ABC transporter ATP-binding protein ModC: MLHINVQQQLGRLTLRADLQLPTQGVTAIFGLSGSGKTSLINLVSGLTHPDQGFIRLNDRTLVDVENGENLPVHQRKIGYVFQDARLFPHYNVKGNLRYGMKHVSREDFDYIVQLLGIEPLLKRYPLTLSGGEKQRVAIGRALLTDPDILLMDEPLSALDVPRKRELMQYLESLSKEINVPILYVTHSLDELLRLADRVVLMENGKVKAYDSLENVWNSPLFAPWKGESEQSSVLALPVYLHNPTYKMTALSLGEQQLWINEVHHQANEKVRVCIYSSDVSLTLSKPEQTSIRNILRGQIVQIIPQENHIDIAVLVEGHKVWASISKWAFNELHFAQGMDVYVQIKAISVV; encoded by the coding sequence ATGCTACACATTAATGTACAACAACAATTAGGTCGCCTGACCTTACGTGCGGATCTGCAACTGCCAACTCAAGGTGTGACGGCTATTTTTGGTTTGTCAGGTTCGGGTAAAACCTCATTGATTAATTTGGTGAGTGGTTTAACTCATCCTGATCAGGGATTTATTCGTTTAAATGACCGCACTTTGGTGGATGTAGAGAACGGTGAGAATCTCCCTGTGCATCAGCGCAAAATCGGCTATGTATTCCAAGATGCGCGTTTATTTCCGCATTACAATGTCAAAGGCAATTTACGTTATGGCATGAAGCATGTCAGCCGTGAAGACTTTGACTATATCGTTCAGCTACTTGGTATTGAACCGTTACTCAAACGCTATCCTCTGACTTTATCGGGGGGCGAAAAACAACGTGTGGCGATTGGACGAGCCTTATTAACAGATCCTGATATTTTGTTAATGGACGAACCGCTTTCAGCTTTAGATGTGCCTCGCAAACGTGAGCTTATGCAATATCTGGAAAGTCTATCCAAAGAAATTAATGTGCCGATTTTATATGTGACGCACAGTTTGGACGAATTATTACGTTTGGCCGATCGTGTTGTACTGATGGAAAACGGCAAAGTGAAAGCCTATGACTCCTTAGAAAATGTGTGGAACAGTCCGTTATTTGCCCCTTGGAAAGGCGAATCGGAACAGAGTAGTGTGTTGGCGTTGCCCGTATATTTACATAATCCAACCTATAAAATGACCGCACTTTCTTTGGGCGAACAACAGCTTTGGATTAATGAAGTGCATCATCAAGCGAATGAAAAAGTACGCGTCTGTATTTATAGTTCTGATGTATCACTCACTCTCAGCAAGCCTGAGCAAACTAGCATTCGTAATATCTTACGTGGGCAAATTGTCCAAATCATTCCGCAAGAGAATCACATTGACATTGCGGTATTAGTGGAAGGACATAAAGTTTGGGCAAGTATCAGTAAATGGGCGTTTAATGAATTGCATTTTGCTCAAGGCATGGATGTTTATGTACAAATAAAAGCGATTTCTGTCGTGTAA
- the modB gene encoding molybdate ABC transporter permease subunit produces MLSWFQLSPMEWDAIHLSMSVALSSMLWSLPFAIFIAWLLARKEFYGKSLITGIIHLPLVLPPVVIGYLLLVAMGRNGFIGKYLYQWFGLSFGFSWKGAVLASAVVAFPLVVRAVRLSLESIDFKLEQAAQTLGASPWRVFFTITLPLSLPGVLAGLVLGFARSLGEFGATITFVSNIAGETQTIPLAMYSFIQTPGAETQTARLCLFAVILSLISLLLSEALSKRMQKKLGQGDATH; encoded by the coding sequence TTGCTCTCTTGGTTTCAATTAAGCCCGATGGAATGGGATGCGATTCACCTAAGCATGAGTGTCGCATTGAGTTCTATGCTTTGGAGTTTGCCCTTCGCAATTTTTATCGCTTGGTTGCTGGCTCGTAAGGAATTCTACGGTAAGTCGCTAATCACAGGGATTATTCATCTGCCTTTGGTATTGCCGCCAGTGGTTATTGGTTATTTATTATTAGTCGCCATGGGACGTAATGGCTTTATTGGCAAGTATTTATATCAATGGTTTGGCTTATCCTTCGGCTTTAGCTGGAAGGGGGCGGTATTAGCTTCAGCGGTGGTAGCATTTCCATTGGTCGTGCGGGCGGTACGTCTTTCCTTGGAAAGCATTGATTTTAAGTTAGAGCAAGCCGCACAAACGCTTGGTGCTTCGCCTTGGCGAGTTTTTTTTACAATCACGTTGCCTCTTTCTTTACCTGGCGTATTGGCAGGTTTAGTATTAGGTTTTGCACGCTCTTTAGGAGAGTTTGGTGCGACTATTACTTTCGTTTCCAATATTGCGGGGGAAACTCAAACCATTCCTTTAGCGATGTATTCATTTATCCAAACACCAGGCGCAGAAACACAAACTGCACGCCTTTGCTTGTTTGCGGTGATCCTTTCATTAATTTCTTTATTGCTTTCCGAAGCATTGAGCAAACGGATGCAGAAAAAATTGGGGCAGGGCGATGCTACACATTAA